From Malaciobacter mytili LMG 24559:
ATTACCAAAAGATTTACAAAAAATCTTAATTACAGCTATGAGAGTTGCAGCTTATGATATGTATGTAGAAAACTACCATATGAATGCAGAGGCTTGGGCTCAAATTGCAACAGACTATCCAAATGTAAAAATTAAAACACTTCCAGAAAATGTAATTAAAGCTATGAAAAAAGCAAATGATGAATTATTAGTTGATATGGCTAAAGAAAGTCCATTATTAAAAGAGGTTTTAGAATCTCAAAAAGCTTATATGAAAAAAGCAAGAGAGTGGACAAAAATGGCTGATTATAAATACTTAGAGGATAATTTATAATAGTTTTTTAACCTTCCTACTTTTTTTATATATTAAGAAGCCCCTTTTTAAGGGGCTTTTATTTTAAATAAAAAGTAATATAATAATGGCTTTGATAAGTGTAAACTTTATATTTATTAAACTCATTTGAGAGAGTAAACAAAAAGGATAAGCTAATGCTTTTAAAACTAGAACGGGGTTTTGAAAAATTTGCAAATATTATAGGTGGTATAACTGCTATTGTTATAGTCCTAATGATATTAAATGTATTTTATGATGTTGTTATGCGATATTTATTTAAAAGTGGAAATATTGCTATGCAAGAGATGGAGTGGCATCTATTTTCAATAGTTATTTTACTAGGAGTGTCTTATACTTTAAAAGAAGATGGACATGTAAGAGTAGATTTAATATATGATAGATTAACAGAAAAGAAAAAAGCTATAATAAATATGATAGGTGTTATTACATTTATCTTCCCTATTTCTTTATTAATTGTGTTTGGATCTTTAGATTTTGTTCATGAAGCTTATGCTTTTAATGAAGTATCAGGAGATCCAGGTGGCTTAACTCATAGATGGTTAATTAAATCTATGATTCCAATTTCATTTGTTTTATTAATGGTTACTTCTATTGGATATTTTATAAAAAATTTAAATATCTATTTAGGATTACATCATATACCAGAACATAAGTTTGAAGAGAAAAAGGCAGATAAGTAATGATTGGTATTATTATGTTTTTTACAGCATTATTTATGCTGTTAATTGGGTTCCCTGTTGCTTTTACTTTTGGAGCAGTTTCTGTTGTATTTGGAATTATTGCAGGAATTGTAGAAATAGGATTTGATGGGGGATTAGTTGCTGGTTTAATTGAAGGATTTGAAGAGGGTATGTATATGTTTGATTTTATGCCCCATAGAATCTGGTCTATTATGAATAATACGATTTTAATGGCAGTTCCAATGTTTATTTTTATGGGAATTGTATTACAAAAAACAGGTCTTGCTGAAAGATTACTTGAATCAATGGGATTCTTATTTGGTGAGATTAGAGGTGGAGTTGCTATTTCAACAGTATTAGTTGGAACTCTTCTTGCTGCATCTACGGGTGTTGTTGGAGCTTCAGTTGTTGCAATGGGAGTTATTTCTTTACCTGTAATGCTTAAATATAAATATAATACTGAATTAGCCACAGGTACAATCTGTGCTTCAGGAACACTTGGTCAAATTATTCCTCCTTCAATTGTTTTAATTATCTTGGGAGATGTTTTTCAAGTTCCAGTGGGAGATTTATTTCAAGCAGCTGTTTGGCCAGGATTATTTTTAGTATTGGCATATATTTTATTTATTTTTGTTGTGGCTTTAGTTAAAAAAGATATGGCACCTGCAATTCCTGCTGATCCAACTAGGGGAAGTAAATCAAAACAAGTTGTAAGAGCTTTAATTGATATTATTCCATCTTTAACTCTTATTATATTAGTTTTAGGTTCTATTTTTGCTGGTGTTGCAACTCCTACTGAATCAGCAGCTGTTGGTTGTTTAGGTGCAATGGCATTAAGTTTTATGTATAGAAGTTTTACCCTTGATATGGTAAAAGAAGCTGCATTTGAGTCTGTAAAAATTACTTCTATGGTATTTGCTATTTTAATTGGAGCAACAGCTTTTTCTATGGTATTTACTTATACAGGTGGAGATGAGTTAGTTGAACATTTTATGATGAATTTACCAGGAGATGAAAAACTTGGATTTATTATATTTACAATGTTAGCAATTTTTGTTTTAGGATTTTTTATTGATTTCGTTGAGATTTCATATATTATTGTTCCTATTTTAGTACCTATTGCTGTAAATTTAGATATAAATCCAGTATGGTTTGCTATACTTATAGCAATGAATTTACAAACATCATTTTTAACACCACCTTTTGGATTCTCCCTTTTCTATTTAAAAGGAGTAGTTCCTGCAACAGTTAGAACAATTCAAATTTATAAAGGTGTTTTACCTTTTATTTTAATACAAATAGGTGTATTAGCAATGTTAGCTTTATTCCCTGAGTTTTTTGGGATTAAGCCAACAATAGGATAAGAGTCTTTCTTATCCTAAAATCTTTAGGAAATGGTTATGAATAAAAAAAGCATATTAAAGCTAGTTTCAAATATTGTTTTTAAACAGTGTGATAGAATGTCATTTTTTATTGATGACCCCCAACAAAGAATCTACACAGTACCAAGGCTTGAGTGATAAGTTTATATTTTTTCAACATTTAAAAAATAAAAAAATATAAGGATTATCAATGTTAAGCAATGAATATAAAGAATTTTATAATCAAATAATTAAAAAAATACCAGAAAATATAATATTTACAGATGAGTTACATACTTTAGCCTATGGAACAGATGCTTCTTTTTATAGATTAATTCCTAAGATAGTTATTAGAGCTGAAAATAGTATTCAAGTTAAAGATATTTTACAGTTAGCTAGCTCAATGAATTTAAGTGTTACTTTTAGAGCTGCTGGAACTTCTTTATCAGGACAAGCAATAAGTGATTCAATTTTAGTTGTTACTTCTAGAAATTGGACAGATTTTAAAGTTGCAGAAGATAAAAGTTATATCTCATTAGCACCTTCTTTAACAGGAGCACAAGCAAATAATATTTTAGCTACTTATGGGAAAAAAATAGGTCCAGACCCAGCAAGTATCAATGCTGCTATGATTGGTGGAATTGCTGCAAATAATGCTTCCGGGATGTGTTGTGGAGTTTCTCAAAACTCATATAAAACCTTAAAATCGATGAAGTTAATTTTTAGTGATGGAACAGAACTTGATACTTCAAATGAAGTAAGTAAAAATGCATTTAGAAAAACGCATAAAGAGTTCTTATCTAACTTAAAAATGTATGCACAAAGTGTAAAAGAAGATGAGCAATTAAGTGCAAAAATTAGAAAAAAATTTAAGATGAAAAATACAACAGGGTATAGTTTAAATGCCTTAATTGATTTTGAAGATGAATTTGAGATTTTACAACACTTAATAATTGGAAGTGAAGGAACACTAGGTTTTATAAAAGAAGTAACTTATTATACAGTTGAAGATTATAAAGATAAAGCTAGTGCTTTAGTATATTTTACTGATGTAAATGAAGCCTGTAAAGCTGTTACAAAATTAAAACTTGCAAAAGAAGATAAAAAAATAGTTGTAGATGCAGTTGAACTTATGGATAGAGCAGGACTTGCAAGTATTGAAAATGATGAAACAATGCCTTCATATATTAAAGAGTTTGATGAAAATGTTACTGCACTTTTAATTGAAACAAGAGCAAAAACTCCTAAAGAATTAGATATTCAAATTAAACAAATTGAAGATAATTTAAAAGAGTTTTCTTTAGCAAAAGAGCTTTATTTTACAAAAGATATAGAAGAATATACTAAATATTGGAAGATAAGAAAAGGGCTTTTCCCAGCTGTTGGAGCAGTTAGAAGAATAGGAACAACTGTTATTATTGAAGATATTGCTTTTCCTATTGAATATATGGCAGAAGGAACTTTAAAGCTTCAGGCATTATTTAAAAAGCATAACTATACAGAAGCTTTAATTTTTGGACATGCTTTAGAAGGAAACTTACACTTTGTATTTACACAAGATTTCTCTACACAAGAAGAGATAAAAAGATATGATGAGTTTATGTATGATGTAACACAACTTGTTGCTGTTGAGTATGAGGGAAGTTTAAAAGCAGAACATGGAACAGGTAGAAATATGGCAGCCTTTGTTGAGTTAGAGTGGGGTGCCAAAGCCTATGAAATGATGAAAAAAATCAAAACTTTATTTGACCCTAAGGGCATTTTAAATCCAGGTGTTATTATAAATGAAGATAAAGAAGCACATATTAAAAACTTAAAACCGCTACCAGCTACAAATGAGTTAGTTGATAAATGTATCGAATGTGGTTTTTGTGAGCCTGTTTGTCCTTCAAATGTATTAACTTTAACTCCAAGGCAAAGAATTGTAATAAATAGAGAAATTTCAAGATTAGAAGACCAAGAACATAATTTTGAAAAAGCTAAAGAGTTAAAAGAGTTATATACTTATGATGGAATAGAAACTTGTGCCACATGTAGCTTATGTTCAACTGCCTGTCCTGTTGGTATTGATACAGGAAGTTTAACAAAATATTTAAGACATGAAAAGATTACTCCAACACAAGAAAAAATAGCAAATTTAATTACAAATAATTTTTCTACAACTTTAAGTGGTATGAAACTAGGTTTAGGTGTGGCAAATTTAACACACTCTTTAATAGGTACAAATGCTATGAAAGGTCTTACTTCAACTGTTAGAAAAATATCAGGAAATAAGATAGCAAAATGGAGCGAACATTTACCAAAAGCAATTAGTATTGATTTAAAAATCGAGCAAAAAGCAAGTGATTTAAAAGTGGTATATTTCCCTTCATGTATAAATAGAACTATGGGATTAAGTAGTGCGAGTAAAGAAGAAAAACAGTTATTTGATACTACTGTTGAGTTATTACATAAAGCAGGTTTTGAGATAATTTTTCCTAAAAAAATAGATAGTTTATGTTGTGGTATGCCTTTTTCTTCAAAAGGATATGATAAACAAGCAAAAATAAAATCACATGAATTAGAAGAGGCTTTAATTAAAGCTAGTAATAATGGAGAATTCCCTATTCTTTGTGATACAAGTCCTTGTACTAAAAAGATGATAGAAAGCTTTGAATTTAAATTAAAACTTTTTGAACCAATAGAGTTTGCTTTAGAGCATTTAATACCTAATTTGGAAATAAAAACAATTAATGAGCCAATTACAATACACACAACTTGTTCTTCAAGAAAAATGGGCTTACATGAAAAGTTTATAAAACTAGCAAAATTATGCTCAGCTGAAGTAATAGTTCCAAATGATGTAACTTGCTGTGGATTTGCAGGTGATAGAGGATTTAATTTCCCAGAATTAAATCAAAGTGCATTAAGAAACTTAAAAAGTGGGATAAAAAATGCAAAATATGCCTTCTCAACTTCTAAAACTTGTGAAATAGGTCTTAGTGAATATTCAGGACTTGATTACAACTCAATTTTCTATTTAATTAATAGTTGTTCAAAAGCAAAATAAAGAATAGTGTTTACACTATTCTTTATTAAATAACCTAAATCTTTTTTTATAAAACTGATATTTACTATTTTTTTGGTAAAATATCACTTTTACAAAAAGGGATTAGATTATGAAAAAGCTATTAGGTACACTTTTATTATCATCTACATTAAGTTTTGCAGCAATTATTGATGCTGTTGCGTTAATTGTAAATAATGAACCAATTACTTTATATGATATTGATAAAAGAATGGTTCAAGGCAATATGAATAAAAAAGAGGCAGTTAGTTCTTTAATTGATGAAGTTTTATATAAACAATTAATTGAAGAAAAAAATATTAAAGTTGATATTTTTGATATAAATAATTATTTAGAAAAAGTTGCTGCTCAAAATGGTATGGATTTATATACTTTTAAATCAGTTGTAAAACAAAAATATAAAGATTATGAAGCATATGAAGAAGAAACAAAAAGAAGAATTGAAAGAGAAAAACTTATTTCTACTCTTGTAAGGGGAAATTTAGCAATTGCAAATGAAGAAGATTTAAAAATCTATTATGAAAATAATCAAAATCAATTCTCTACTGCAAAAGAGATAGAAGTAGTACAATATGCATCTAAAGATAGAGGTGCATTAGTTTCTGTAATGAATAATCCAATGGCTACTAAAGATGTAGAACAATCTACAATCGTATTAGAACAAAATCAATTAAATTCACAATTAAGGTATCTTTTAAATGATACTAATATAAATCAGTTTACTCCAATATTTGCTGCAAATAGCAAGTATGTAACTTTATTGGTTAAAGAAAAAAAAGGAGTAGAAACAATTGCATTTGATGAGGTTAAAAATAAAATTTTTAGTGTAATAATGCAAAAAAGAGAAGCAGATTTTTTAAGAGAATATTTTGAAAAAATCAAATTAACTGCTGATATTAAAGTTGTAAGATAAAAGGAAATAGATGTTTGAAGTAATTATAGGATTAGAAGTTCACGCTCAGTTAAATACAAAAAGTAAATTATTTTGTTCTTGTGCAACAAGTTTTGGAGAAGACCCAAATACAAATGTTTGTCCAACTTGTTTAGGATTACCTGGTGCGCTTCCTGTATTAAATAAAGAAGCTGTTCATAAAGCTATTATGTTAGGAACTGCTTTAAAAGCACAAATTAATCAAAAATCAGTTTTTAATAGAAAGAACTATTTCTATCCAGATTTACCAAGTGGTTATCAAATTTCTCAATTTGAAGTACCTGTTGTTGGTCTTGGCGAATTAGTAATAGATTTTGAAGATGGAACATCAAAAAAAATTGGAGTTACAAGAGCACACTTAGAGAATGATGCAGGGAAAAATATCCATGCAGGAGATGTATCTCATGTGGATTTAAATAGAGCAGGGACTCCTTTACTTGAAATAGTTTCTGAACCAGATATGAGAAGTGCTGATGAAGCTATTTTATATCTTAAAAAGCTTCACTCTATTGTAAGATACCTAGGAATTAGTGATGCTAATATGCAAGAGGGGTCTTTTAGATGTGATGTTAATGTATCAATTAGACCAAAAGGTGATGATAAGTTATATACAAGATGTGAAATTAAAAATATGAACTCTTTTAAATTTATTGAAAAAGCAATAAAATATGAAGTTCAAAGACAAATTGAAGCATGGGAAGATGGTGTTTACGAAAGAGAAGTAGTTCAAGAAACTAGACTTTTTGATGTAAATACAGGAGAAACTAGATCTATGAGAGGTAAAGAAGATGCTGCTGATTATAGATATTTCCCAGACCCAGATTTATTACCATTAA
This genomic window contains:
- the gatB gene encoding Asp-tRNA(Asn)/Glu-tRNA(Gln) amidotransferase subunit GatB; this translates as MFEVIIGLEVHAQLNTKSKLFCSCATSFGEDPNTNVCPTCLGLPGALPVLNKEAVHKAIMLGTALKAQINQKSVFNRKNYFYPDLPSGYQISQFEVPVVGLGELVIDFEDGTSKKIGVTRAHLENDAGKNIHAGDVSHVDLNRAGTPLLEIVSEPDMRSADEAILYLKKLHSIVRYLGISDANMQEGSFRCDVNVSIRPKGDDKLYTRCEIKNMNSFKFIEKAIKYEVQRQIEAWEDGVYEREVVQETRLFDVNTGETRSMRGKEDAADYRYFPDPDLLPLIITDEMIKEYSKIPELPDEKKERFVKEYGLKEYDASVITSSLEMAHFFDEMMKEEISAKNAVTWLTVELQGRLKEGVTIENSPVCSKTLATVVKKIEDGTISGKAAKDVLDYLMENNEEVDTVIEKLGLKQVSDDSAILEIIDRILASNEDKVAEYKSGKDKLFGFFVGQTMKESKGSANPAKVNELLKQRLS
- a CDS encoding FAD-binding and (Fe-S)-binding domain-containing protein, whose product is MLSNEYKEFYNQIIKKIPENIIFTDELHTLAYGTDASFYRLIPKIVIRAENSIQVKDILQLASSMNLSVTFRAAGTSLSGQAISDSILVVTSRNWTDFKVAEDKSYISLAPSLTGAQANNILATYGKKIGPDPASINAAMIGGIAANNASGMCCGVSQNSYKTLKSMKLIFSDGTELDTSNEVSKNAFRKTHKEFLSNLKMYAQSVKEDEQLSAKIRKKFKMKNTTGYSLNALIDFEDEFEILQHLIIGSEGTLGFIKEVTYYTVEDYKDKASALVYFTDVNEACKAVTKLKLAKEDKKIVVDAVELMDRAGLASIENDETMPSYIKEFDENVTALLIETRAKTPKELDIQIKQIEDNLKEFSLAKELYFTKDIEEYTKYWKIRKGLFPAVGAVRRIGTTVIIEDIAFPIEYMAEGTLKLQALFKKHNYTEALIFGHALEGNLHFVFTQDFSTQEEIKRYDEFMYDVTQLVAVEYEGSLKAEHGTGRNMAAFVELEWGAKAYEMMKKIKTLFDPKGILNPGVIINEDKEAHIKNLKPLPATNELVDKCIECGFCEPVCPSNVLTLTPRQRIVINREISRLEDQEHNFEKAKELKELYTYDGIETCATCSLCSTACPVGIDTGSLTKYLRHEKITPTQEKIANLITNNFSTTLSGMKLGLGVANLTHSLIGTNAMKGLTSTVRKISGNKIAKWSEHLPKAISIDLKIEQKASDLKVVYFPSCINRTMGLSSASKEEKQLFDTTVELLHKAGFEIIFPKKIDSLCCGMPFSSKGYDKQAKIKSHELEEALIKASNNGEFPILCDTSPCTKKMIESFEFKLKLFEPIEFALEHLIPNLEIKTINEPITIHTTCSSRKMGLHEKFIKLAKLCSAEVIVPNDVTCCGFAGDRGFNFPELNQSALRNLKSGIKNAKYAFSTSKTCEIGLSEYSGLDYNSIFYLINSCSKAK
- a CDS encoding peptidylprolyl isomerase; translated protein: MKKLLGTLLLSSTLSFAAIIDAVALIVNNEPITLYDIDKRMVQGNMNKKEAVSSLIDEVLYKQLIEEKNIKVDIFDINNYLEKVAAQNGMDLYTFKSVVKQKYKDYEAYEEETKRRIEREKLISTLVRGNLAIANEEDLKIYYENNQNQFSTAKEIEVVQYASKDRGALVSVMNNPMATKDVEQSTIVLEQNQLNSQLRYLLNDTNINQFTPIFAANSKYVTLLVKEKKGVETIAFDEVKNKIFSVIMQKREADFLREYFEKIKLTADIKVVR
- a CDS encoding TRAP transporter small permease subunit, producing the protein MLLKLERGFEKFANIIGGITAIVIVLMILNVFYDVVMRYLFKSGNIAMQEMEWHLFSIVILLGVSYTLKEDGHVRVDLIYDRLTEKKKAIINMIGVITFIFPISLLIVFGSLDFVHEAYAFNEVSGDPGGLTHRWLIKSMIPISFVLLMVTSIGYFIKNLNIYLGLHHIPEHKFEEKKADK
- a CDS encoding TRAP transporter large permease — its product is MIGIIMFFTALFMLLIGFPVAFTFGAVSVVFGIIAGIVEIGFDGGLVAGLIEGFEEGMYMFDFMPHRIWSIMNNTILMAVPMFIFMGIVLQKTGLAERLLESMGFLFGEIRGGVAISTVLVGTLLAASTGVVGASVVAMGVISLPVMLKYKYNTELATGTICASGTLGQIIPPSIVLIILGDVFQVPVGDLFQAAVWPGLFLVLAYILFIFVVALVKKDMAPAIPADPTRGSKSKQVVRALIDIIPSLTLIILVLGSIFAGVATPTESAAVGCLGAMALSFMYRSFTLDMVKEAAFESVKITSMVFAILIGATAFSMVFTYTGGDELVEHFMMNLPGDEKLGFIIFTMLAIFVLGFFIDFVEISYIIVPILVPIAVNLDINPVWFAILIAMNLQTSFLTPPFGFSLFYLKGVVPATVRTIQIYKGVLPFILIQIGVLAMLALFPEFFGIKPTIG